The stretch of DNA aaaaaattaaaaatgactcTTCGACAAACCTTGCGGCAGTTCCTGTTGCAACTCACCCTCCGACTCTTCTTGCAGGAGACTGCTATCTAGATTGTCAActaaaaatattgtattaaagTTAAAAAAGAGTTTGATGATGCCTTCCACCAATTTCATTGCATAATATCCTGTACTGACCCTCTATTTCAGCCACAAACTGAGTGACGGTTGCGTCGAAACTATGGCCTTGCACGATTGACGGCTCACCTTGCACGATTGGCGGCTCACTGGTATCGACACCAATCATGGAGGCCAAAgcctgaaaatataaataaatgattattcaaatatcaatcacggcgataaaaaaattgagtagaagcaaataataaaacagtgtaaaacatgaaaatcataaaattacaaaacttGCTagcttcaaaattatttaactACTCACCTGCACTCTTGGTCTGGAGCCAAGAAGCTCATGCATGGCCCTAAAATATGGCCAATTCAACGCAGACCTAGGACTTTCTCCAGATTGTGACGTTTTTGTTCTAATATGATTATATTTTGCCTTAAACCGCTTCCACTTGTTCTTCACAGTAACACTATTCAAGCAGCATGAAAAAATCTTCACTTATTTTTGTAGCGAGTGTGGAAAATTCACTCCTAATATAAACCAGGCTAacatcagggttgtccaaaacgaatcgaatattcgaatatattcgaatatcaaggtattcgaataccttttcggctgattttcgaataattccgaatagtagccacttttcgccgtaaacgtggtgtttcgttttttttttttttacgggaatctttaaacgactttttaaatcggcactttgattgtttatattctgtgcgaccgtacgtcgcatagtgttgcgacacatttgcacgtttgcgtaggtggacattgccgacattcgtgtaccaggcttttaatttacaaattcatttccattacgtcgaaaaattgagaaagtatgtttcttttatttctatgtggcctgcttattattcgcatgagtcttctcaagcatgatttgtgtaaccttatatttgggtcttagggtctgccaatcatgatatttaatcgcaggctggttatcgttactttaaagaggaACACGGCCaccaagataaagtgatttgtgaccctttcgttttgccgattcagcaaaacacgacagggacaggaaaacacagctgtgaaataacccgtggacgtacagggtagtacttatcacattccaaaattatttcaacattcgggttaataggttgtccaaaatgattgccgctttacaacttaaatttaccgctcaattgttaaaaatagttaattctgtgagtatgattctaccaaactaacatgatctggttctaaacatataaaattattagcgaatttttctacccgtcttattggaggcctatatggaaaaaccccttttttaagtgctaaaaatagacatcgtcctatttgccatgtggacttattagccgggaaatacggtatttatagccgtaattgttacgatatccaataaattgtcacaagctggaaaaacaagtcgatttattagaaaataatttctggcaaataattctgataacgattgttaaaagtatcgatcctttccaggatgattttttatagcgcaaaataatccaatccatgactggtaccagcatttaaaatgtcatgccgtattaattcaattctgttcaacgtaactcatggttgtatcgacaatctgtggacataaaatgtgtagtaaactgaccgatattattaaatattgattcctatttttatattgataaaataatgaaagtattaatgccaaatacaacgggtatttgtggacatgaaatacgtggtaaactgcccaattataattaatttcggattcgtgtttacaaaataataaaactaataattctaaaatgcaacggcgatctgtggccttcaaatgtgtggtaaactgcccgatttaccaacatttgagttatgataatagaattaaattaacacggtaaggcattttaagtagtagtatcggtcatggattcgaatattttgcgcagcacaaaatcatcctagtaaaaagtccatacttttaaatacaaaccaatggcaaccattatacaaattagttcccaagagcgggataaaatataaattctttttccgacttgtgacaatttttcgtgagtacacggcaatctgtggtcataaattgtgtggcaaactcgcgattaatattaatttttgattcctattttcgtatttacaaaatacaaggcgatctgtggactttcaatgtgtggtaaactacccgattataaattgtttttgattcctattttcatatttatgaaataataaaagtattattactcaaacatacaacggcgatctgcggacttaaaatgtgtggtaaagttcccaaatataattaatttttgattcgtatttttgtactcacgaaaaaattgtcacaagtcggaaaaatacctcatactctatcccgcttttcgacaaataatttggataatggttggtatttaaaagtatgggcgttttactagggtgattttgtgttgcgcaaatattcaaatccatcatcgataccactattgtcgtactaatttaattctgttaacatgactcatggtatataaaatatatactgcaataatctgcaaatatgaaatgcctggtaatatagctaggttgtaacttgtagatagcagttattccttTGCtcattgtatggaaattcctacatacatttagataagcttcaattagtggattttattttcgaagtattcgaaatttcatattcgaaaaaaataatttcgaatgtattcgaaatagtgaactattcggtattggccatccctggctaacatttttatatttcgtGGCAAACTTACACGTCCATATCGCGATATCCCTTCTCCACTAGCATTCTCGCCACCTCCTTCATCACAACAACATTTCTAACCGCAGTGCTGTCGCTTTTCTCAACCAGCTTAACCTGCTTAGCAGCATCGATCAAGTCGAATGTCGCTTCTGGTGACCAACTGAACATtctaaataaaaatcaattcccTTTCTCCTCAATATGACAACTATCATACCATCTAACTTTGCCCTGCCAATCTGTACACAACTGGTTTAATGAGGAAGCAATTTTTCCTTATtgcaaaatgtatatatttgacacacaaaacatgaaaaaataaactagacATGGAAGCACAATAACACAGAAACATGATTGAATGCGCAAcaacaaaatacatatatacatgggaaaaataaattagacaGACATAGGGATAAACTGAACACATACAACAGTCAGTTAACAAAAACATTTACAAGTTCGACGGGGAGTACAATAAAACAGAAatatgcaaaacaaaataataacatattaacAGTGGCTTTTTACAAATAAAGATACACAAAATAGTTGACAAAATCTATATAAACTATGCACagacaaatataaaaacaaaatccaATCAGAAAGCAAAACTGACATAGGGATAAACTGAACACATACAACAGTCAGTTAACAAACACATTTACAAGTTTGAATTGAGaacaataaaacagaaatatgcaaaacaaaataaaaacatattaacAGTGGCTTTTTACAAACAAAGACACACAAAATAGTTGAcaaaatctatataaaatatgcacagtcaaatataaaaacaaaatccaTTTAGAAAGCAAAACtcaaatcaaaacaagataGCTGTGGCAAAAGTTTTCATTTGATAGGCTATACCAGCTACGGTATAAGTATAactttatttcgactccataatcagcagtagacaataaaataatagataaaaacaaaaaaaagaaagaatcgggagagcaaacaaaacctagGTAAGTTTTGAAGCGTACaaattttagatggaaaggtatcgataaaaaaaagtagtacgtgttcgctcacccaaaagtatataaaaaaaaaataaagcacaCACACTCATACAATAATGTGGTATACTGTGTTATGGCTCCCAttatttcatgcatgagtgaccttGGTTTTCTCGCTCACCCTTCTTCTTATGTTGATGTTCAGTCGATGACTGCGTGTTTCTGTAATACATTTTGAATATCTACAAACATCGTCTATTCTTCGAGTTCACGACACAACAAATAATCAAGACATGGTAAGGTTGGAAGTTGAAAAAGCGAGActtgaaatcaaataaattactcagtaataagaaaaatatacaaacaaataaaaaaaatgaataatggTTATAGCCTAGTAAGCTACCGGTATGTCAGTATGTATAAATTTTGTTCACTCACTTGTATTTGTCTAGTATTAAATCTGCCAATGTTTTGGACGAAAAATTGTAGATACTGTTGGTGTCCGTATTTATATCAAGATATCCTACTAACCCAACAGTTGTTGAAGCAATCACAGCATTCACGAAAATTAAATAAGTTAATGGTCCAATAGGTTGTCCATACGGCATATGTGATACCgtacaaaataaaaagaatacaGGCTTGAGAAGTAAGCATTAGTCTACATAAAAAGTTATCGAGAGATCCGGTACCGTTGAATGTTTAGTCTGCTACCGTACCGTTTACACTAATTCTTCATCTGCCATCGTGAGTTTGAAGGTTGAGGTACGGTACCGCATCTTGCAATGCCATTACTTACAACTGACAAGTTTAAACCCATGTGGATCCCCCACGAAGAAAAGCCGCAAAAATGTCATCTGCGAGAAACATCGAAAGTCGCTATAACGGAAAATAACGTATAAGCGTCTTGAATACTAGGACTCAGTAGGACGAAAACCCAGTGAAGAAGTAGGACGTACTAGGACGCGCCATGACGTCACATCGTTGACCATATAAGGAATGCGCGTCCTACTGCGTCCTAGTAATATTGTCCATGGAAACAcacttaatcaaatagcgattatgttatatttatcaatagCCTATGATCTGAAATCtcaatcaaatagcgaatattgatttctcacctctccatcgtttccaatgctactttactttccactccggcataacttatcattgcttcccaggttcttgtcgactctatgaatttagatttagaccaatcgacattagtaaaattgattattttcttctctttcacacaaccgtgcattacagaaacagccattaatttctatttccaaatatgctgtggcctttATAGTAGTAtcagtctgctgaatagtcaaaaagagtcattaaattaatcacgaacatttcatgcaagccagaaaatatcgttgtttgtgacatattattctaggtctagctttccttggagttaccgcaccgtacctatttaacaacgtcttatgagctagtgctcaactaaaattgctatttatgg from Styela clava chromosome 14, kaStyClav1.hap1.2, whole genome shotgun sequence encodes:
- the LOC120337425 gene encoding uncharacterized protein LOC120337425, encoding MHELLGSRPRVQALASMIGVDTSEPPIVQGEPSIVQGHSFDATVTQFVAEIEVDNLDSSLLQEESEGELQQELPQVDESVSHAPPTSNQRGRRRQGSRENYDSRTEALLRVFREECEKDRLAFASALENLTNKILEKL